In a genomic window of Trachemys scripta elegans isolate TJP31775 chromosome 12, CAS_Tse_1.0, whole genome shotgun sequence:
- the CSTF1 gene encoding cleavage stimulation factor subunit 1 isoform X1, translating to MAARTGVRRMSGRRVPSACDRRPLPRGLSNLGSPAPEPRPLRLPFLETEAPARHSLLTMYRTKVSLKDRQQLYKLIISQLLYDGYINIANGLINEIKPQSVCAPSEQLLHLIKLGMENDDSAVQYAIGRSDTVAPGTGIDLEFDADVQTMSPEASEYETCYVTSHKGPCRVATYSRDGQLIATGSADASIKILDTERMLAKSAMPIEVMMNETAQQNMENHPVIRTLYDHVDEVTCLAFHPTEQILASGSRDYTLKLFDYSKPSAKRAFKYIQEAEMLRSISFHPSGDFILVGTQHPTLRLYDINTFQCFVSCNPQDQHTDAICSVNYNASANMYVTGSKDGCIKLWDGVSNRCITTFEKAHDGAEVCSAIFSKNSKYILSSGKDSVAKLWEISTGRTLVKYTGAGLSGRQVHRTQAVFNHTEDYVLLPDERTISLCCWDSRTAERRNLLSLGHNSIVRCIVHSPTNPGFMTCSDDYRARFWYRRSTTD from the exons GCACCCGCAAGGCATTCCTTGCTCACAATGTATAGAACAAAAGTAAGCTTGAAAGATCGTCAACAACTTTACAAACTGATTATTAGTCAATTGCTGTATGATGGATACATAAACATTGCCAATGGCCTGATAAATGAGATAAAACCACAATCAGTCTGCGCACCCTCTGAACAACTGCTGCATCTGATTAAACTAG GAATGGAGAATGATGATAGCGCTGTTCAATATGCAATTGGACGCTCCGACACAGTAGCTCCAGGAACAGGGATTGACTTAGAATTTGATGCAGATGTCCAGACTATGTCCCCCGAGGCTTCTGAATATGAGACCTGTTACGTCACATCTCATAAAGGACCATGTCGCGTAGCTACATACAGCAGAGACGGACAGTTAATAGCTACGGGATCTGCTGATGCCTCAATAAAAATTCTTGATACAGAGAGAATGTTGGCAAAAAGTGCTATGCCCATCGAG GTCATGATGAATGAGACAGCACAGCAGAATATGGAAAATCATCCTGTTATTCGGACTCTATATGATCATGTGGATGAGGTTACATGTTTAGCTTTCCATCCAACAGAACAGATCCTGGCATCTGGTTCAAGGGACTATACGCTTAAATTGTTCGACTATTCAAAACCTTCTGCCAAAAGAGCCTTCAAGTATATCCAG GAAGCAGAAATGTTACGCTCCATCTCTTTTCATCCTTCTGGCGACTTCATACTTGTTGGTACCCAGCACCCTACCTTACGGCTTTATGATATCAATACATTCCAGTGTTTTGTGTCTTGCAATCCTCAAGATCAACACACCGACGCTATATGTTCAGTAAACTATAATGCAAGTGCTAACATGTATGTGACAGGAAGCAAGGATGGATGCATCAAATTATGGGATGGTGTTTCAAATCGATGTATCACTACTTTTGAGAAAGCACATGATGGGGCTGAAGTCTGTTCTGCCATCTTTTCCAAAAATTCAAAGTACATCCTGTCAAGTGGAAAAGATTCTGTAGCTAAACTATGGGAGATATCCACAGGTCGAACGCTGGTCAAATATACAG GAGCTGGTTTGAGCGGACGACAAGTACACAGAACACAGGCAGTCTTTAACCACACAGAGGACTATGTGTTACTTCCTGATGAAAGGACCATAAGTCTCTGCTGCTGGGACTCAAGAACTGCAGAACGGCGAAATCTTCTGTCATTGGGGCATAACAGCATTGTTCGGTGTATTGTTCATTCTCCTACCAATCCTGGTTTCATGACATGCAGTGATGACTACAGAGCTCGATTTTGGTACCGAAGGTCAACCACAGACTAA
- the CSTF1 gene encoding cleavage stimulation factor subunit 1 isoform X2: MYRTKVSLKDRQQLYKLIISQLLYDGYINIANGLINEIKPQSVCAPSEQLLHLIKLGMENDDSAVQYAIGRSDTVAPGTGIDLEFDADVQTMSPEASEYETCYVTSHKGPCRVATYSRDGQLIATGSADASIKILDTERMLAKSAMPIEVMMNETAQQNMENHPVIRTLYDHVDEVTCLAFHPTEQILASGSRDYTLKLFDYSKPSAKRAFKYIQEAEMLRSISFHPSGDFILVGTQHPTLRLYDINTFQCFVSCNPQDQHTDAICSVNYNASANMYVTGSKDGCIKLWDGVSNRCITTFEKAHDGAEVCSAIFSKNSKYILSSGKDSVAKLWEISTGRTLVKYTGAGLSGRQVHRTQAVFNHTEDYVLLPDERTISLCCWDSRTAERRNLLSLGHNSIVRCIVHSPTNPGFMTCSDDYRARFWYRRSTTD; this comes from the exons ATGTATAGAACAAAAGTAAGCTTGAAAGATCGTCAACAACTTTACAAACTGATTATTAGTCAATTGCTGTATGATGGATACATAAACATTGCCAATGGCCTGATAAATGAGATAAAACCACAATCAGTCTGCGCACCCTCTGAACAACTGCTGCATCTGATTAAACTAG GAATGGAGAATGATGATAGCGCTGTTCAATATGCAATTGGACGCTCCGACACAGTAGCTCCAGGAACAGGGATTGACTTAGAATTTGATGCAGATGTCCAGACTATGTCCCCCGAGGCTTCTGAATATGAGACCTGTTACGTCACATCTCATAAAGGACCATGTCGCGTAGCTACATACAGCAGAGACGGACAGTTAATAGCTACGGGATCTGCTGATGCCTCAATAAAAATTCTTGATACAGAGAGAATGTTGGCAAAAAGTGCTATGCCCATCGAG GTCATGATGAATGAGACAGCACAGCAGAATATGGAAAATCATCCTGTTATTCGGACTCTATATGATCATGTGGATGAGGTTACATGTTTAGCTTTCCATCCAACAGAACAGATCCTGGCATCTGGTTCAAGGGACTATACGCTTAAATTGTTCGACTATTCAAAACCTTCTGCCAAAAGAGCCTTCAAGTATATCCAG GAAGCAGAAATGTTACGCTCCATCTCTTTTCATCCTTCTGGCGACTTCATACTTGTTGGTACCCAGCACCCTACCTTACGGCTTTATGATATCAATACATTCCAGTGTTTTGTGTCTTGCAATCCTCAAGATCAACACACCGACGCTATATGTTCAGTAAACTATAATGCAAGTGCTAACATGTATGTGACAGGAAGCAAGGATGGATGCATCAAATTATGGGATGGTGTTTCAAATCGATGTATCACTACTTTTGAGAAAGCACATGATGGGGCTGAAGTCTGTTCTGCCATCTTTTCCAAAAATTCAAAGTACATCCTGTCAAGTGGAAAAGATTCTGTAGCTAAACTATGGGAGATATCCACAGGTCGAACGCTGGTCAAATATACAG GAGCTGGTTTGAGCGGACGACAAGTACACAGAACACAGGCAGTCTTTAACCACACAGAGGACTATGTGTTACTTCCTGATGAAAGGACCATAAGTCTCTGCTGCTGGGACTCAAGAACTGCAGAACGGCGAAATCTTCTGTCATTGGGGCATAACAGCATTGTTCGGTGTATTGTTCATTCTCCTACCAATCCTGGTTTCATGACATGCAGTGATGACTACAGAGCTCGATTTTGGTACCGAAGGTCAACCACAGACTAA